CTACCGCCATCCCCTGGCTCTGCGACTACTTCGTAGATAAGTGCTTTCTGGGTGGTAGCATAAAATGTCAGATTCTTTTCTACGCTGCTACCATTTACGTATACTGATGTTTGATTTGCAAAATAAATGCTTCCGTTCGTTTCATATGTAAAATAAATCATATCATTGTCTATTCCACCCTCCTTAACTGGATTTACGATCGTGCCATTTATCACAGTAATATTGTCACCGGGCACGATGAGGTCATAGAAACCAGTAGCATTGACACTTGCATTGCCATATTTGACCCCATCTATCCAAGCAGTTATTGTAGAATTAGATGGTAACAGATTCCCCTCTTTGTACGCAAGCCCATATTGATTATATGGAATCACTGGTGCACCGATTACACCCATTGAACAGATGAAAAACAATACAAACAACACAGACAACACTTTTACAGATTTCATAAAAGAAAAATAAAAAAGGAGTATATAAGTTTTTACAGTGGGATGTTGCCTGCACCCATCGCTGCTGCAATTGCGCCACCGATGCCAGAGACAGCTGCTGCAATCATCGAGGAGACACCGTAGAGGATACCTGCAATTAAAATACCCACTGCAAGATTCTTTTTGTTCAATTCTTCGGTTTCATCAATGTTCTTTGTGAGTTTATCCAGTGCTTTGAAAGCAAGGGTAATACCGAGAGATGCAAGTAAGATACCAATAAGCACAGATATCAGTGCAGCAATGAAACCCAACAAGCTTGGGTTCGTTGTGATGGCAGTAGTCATTCCTCTTATGCCACTGGTAATCACCTGGGTATAGGCAATTACTACACCTGCACAAACAATGCCCACTGCGTAATTGCCTTTCTTAACCTCATCCCAAATGTTTATCTTCGGCATCAACTTCGAGAGTACGTTCAAACCTAGATATATGGATGCAATCGCAAGTGCTATGCCTATTACCAACTGAAGTAACCCACCAAGTATAGCCCAGAGCCATGCTAGATCTGATGGACTCGTACCGGTCGTGTTGTTGTCTGCGCTCGCAATCCCTGCCCCAATAAGAATTGTGGCAAGCACAATTCCTATCATCCCTATTTGATTCAACTTCATAACATCACCAGATTGAAGTATATGTTTGTCTTATTTAAATTTATTGGGCGGAGAATAAAGGAAAAAGCTAAGCGTAGAAACAGTTTAAAATAAGGATATATTTATTTATCATGGTGCACAACTCAGTTCTTTGAACAAGTTGGCAAGAATAATGTTCGGCATCGTACCGTTCGATTTCGAAACATTTAAGTAATGGTGCTGGTTGCAGGGGATTATGATTGGTATTATGAAATTCAAGTGCAAAAGTGAGGAAGGAGCAAAAACCTTTCTGACGCTCTACATTCTGCACACCCTTCAGAAAAAGCCAAAATCAGGCTATGAAATTCTCTCAGAAATCGAGGAAAAAACCGAAGGAAAATGGGTGCCAAGCAAGGGAACCCTTTACCCACTCCTTAAGAAACTGGAAAAAGAAAAGCTCATTCAGCCTCAAAGTATAGGAAAACGCTCTAAAAGAGTTTACATGGTTACAGAAGAGGGTGAACAATTTCTCTCAAACTTCAAGAAAATGCGAAAAGAAGCCCAAAGAAAGTTTACGGTGATAAGAAGATTGCTCCACGATATTGTTGGAGAGGATGAAATCGAGGGAAAATTGGGACAAATCTGGGAACTTGCAATGGCTCTCGCTTCAAAAAACAGAAAGAAAACTGAGGAAATTCTGGATGAATGTATAGCAAAGCTGGATGGTGATAATAAATGAACGCAATAGAGGTAAGAAATCTTACAAAGAGATTTAACAGTTTCACAGCCGTTGACAATGTGAATTTTGATGTTAAAAAAGGCGAGATATTCGGGTTGCTTGGACCCAATGGCGCAGGAAAAAGCACCACGATGCGAATGCTCTGCACACTCACAAGACCCACGGAAGGGACGGCAAAAGTTGCTGGCTATGACATCGTTAAAGAAGATGCAAAGGTGAGGGAACACATCGGACTTGTAGCTGAGAAGTTGATAATGTACAATGACCTTACTGCCTGGGAGAATCTGCGCCTCTACGGGAAACTCTACAATCTATCAGATGATAAACTTGAGAAACGGATTGACAAACTTTTGAAGTTTGTGAGAATGGAGAAATGGAAGCACAAGAGAGTAGGCACATTTTCAACAGGAATGAAGCAGAAAATAAATGTGGTTAGAGCGATGATTCACGAACCAGAAATTCTGTTTCTTGATGAACCCACACTCGGACTCGACCCGCAATCAACAGTGGAAATCCGTGAGCTTATAAAACGAATAAATCTGGAGCAAGGAACAACAATGATTCTAACAACTCACATAATGGTTGAAGCAGAGATTCTCTGCAACCGCATAGGCATAATTGACAGGGGCAAAATTGTGGCACTAGACACTCCATCAAACCTGAAAAAAATCGTTTCTGGCACTGATACACTGACAATGGAGTTTGAAATTCCCAATCTGAATACAGAATTATTGAGCAGTATCAGGACTGCAGATTTCGTCGTTTCGGTAGTGCAAGAAGATGCTACAAGAGTGAAGGTGCGGGCGAAGGGCGAGGACTCGTTTGATAGATTACTTGATTTAATCAGGAAAAATAATGGCAGAATCAGAACTGTAAGAAATTTGGAGCCGACACTTGAAGATGTGTTTATCCATCTTACAGGCAGAGAAATTCGTGAAGATACAAAGAGAATAAGTCATACCAGAAGGAAGCCATGGAGCAACGAAAATGAGAGAGGTAGGAGGTGAAAGAAATGAGTGCAAGAAATGTGCTTATCCATAGTTTCTGGATTTGCTGGAAAGACCTCGTGGAGTTTTCAAGGAGCAAGATGCGGGTGATTATGCTTGTTCTCATGCCTCTGTTTATGATGGCAATGGTGGGCTTTATATTTCCTTCAAATAATACACTTAAAGACCAGCCAGTTGCAATTGCAAACCTTGACGAGGGATACACCGTTTATGTTCCCCATAATCATACCAACATCTCAATGAATATGAGCCAGATTTTGATTGAGCAGATTAATGCTGTAAACAATCAAACTGGCATGATGAGGTTAAGCGAGGCAAGAGATTTTGAAGAAATTAAGGTCAGAATCCAGAATGGAGAATTATCTGCTGGCTTGGTGATACCTTCCAATTTTACCACGGAGATTATCATGGGAAGACAGGGCTGCGTGGAGATTGTTACAGACCAATCTAACCCACAACTCTCCGCAACGATGCAGATTGTGCTTGCAAAAACGATTGAGGCAATTGGGACACAGGTGGCAATGTATAAACTCAACACAACCTACAACATATCAATGAATTACACGATTTCCTACATAAAACCCTACAATGTAGAATACAGAGGAATTGTAGAGGGGAATTCGAACTATTTCCAGTTTGTTGCACCCGGCATAATTGCAATGACCCTGATGATGTCTGTGATGACTGGCTTACCGCATGCAATCTCCTACGAAAGGGATGTCGGTACATTAGATGGAATGCTAATGGCACCAATTCATCGCCTCTCAATAATTCTTGGCAAAGTTCTTGCTCAAACTATCAGGGGGCTCGTGCAGGCAGTCATTATTTTCCTGCTGGCAGTGTTTTTGTTTGGTGTCACAATCCATGGCAACATTTTACTGGTAATCTTGCTCATCTTGCTCACGGTTTACAGCTTCGTCGGGCTTGGAATTCTCATAACTTCCTTCTCAGATAGGGAAGAAACCGCAACCATGGTAATGATGACCCTGATGTTTCCGATGATGTTTATGAGTGGCGTATTTTTC
This sequence is a window from Thermoplasmata archaeon. Protein-coding genes within it:
- a CDS encoding PadR family transcriptional regulator, which codes for MIGIMKFKCKSEEGAKTFLTLYILHTLQKKPKSGYEILSEIEEKTEGKWVPSKGTLYPLLKKLEKEKLIQPQSIGKRSKRVYMVTEEGEQFLSNFKKMRKEAQRKFTVIRRLLHDIVGEDEIEGKLGQIWELAMALASKNRKKTEEILDECIAKLDGDNK
- a CDS encoding ABC transporter permease; amino-acid sequence: MSARNVLIHSFWICWKDLVEFSRSKMRVIMLVLMPLFMMAMVGFIFPSNNTLKDQPVAIANLDEGYTVYVPHNHTNISMNMSQILIEQINAVNNQTGMMRLSEARDFEEIKVRIQNGELSAGLVIPSNFTTEIIMGRQGCVEIVTDQSNPQLSATMQIVLAKTIEAIGTQVAMYKLNTTYNISMNYTISYIKPYNVEYRGIVEGNSNYFQFVAPGIIAMTLMMSVMTGLPHAISYERDVGTLDGMLMAPIHRLSIILGKVLAQTIRGLVQAVIIFLLAVFLFGVTIHGNILLVILLILLTVYSFVGLGILITSFSDREETATMVMMTLMFPMMFMSGVFFPIQQMPEFMQIIAKFLPLTYATTALRKVMVLGADLSAVSLELAILIGFGTVLLAISVPVFKKAMTK
- a CDS encoding ABC transporter ATP-binding protein, giving the protein MNAIEVRNLTKRFNSFTAVDNVNFDVKKGEIFGLLGPNGAGKSTTMRMLCTLTRPTEGTAKVAGYDIVKEDAKVREHIGLVAEKLIMYNDLTAWENLRLYGKLYNLSDDKLEKRIDKLLKFVRMEKWKHKRVGTFSTGMKQKINVVRAMIHEPEILFLDEPTLGLDPQSTVEIRELIKRINLEQGTTMILTTHIMVEAEILCNRIGIIDRGKIVALDTPSNLKKIVSGTDTLTMEFEIPNLNTELLSSIRTADFVVSVVQEDATRVKVRAKGEDSFDRLLDLIRKNNGRIRTVRNLEPTLEDVFIHLTGREIREDTKRISHTRRKPWSNENERGRR
- a CDS encoding DUF350 domain-containing protein produces the protein MKLNQIGMIGIVLATILIGAGIASADNNTTGTSPSDLAWLWAILGGLLQLVIGIALAIASIYLGLNVLSKLMPKINIWDEVKKGNYAVGIVCAGVVIAYTQVITSGIRGMTTAITTNPSLLGFIAALISVLIGILLASLGITLAFKALDKLTKNIDETEELNKKNLAVGILIAGILYGVSSMIAAAVSGIGGAIAAAMGAGNIPL